Proteins encoded by one window of Aulosira sp. FACHB-615:
- a CDS encoding rhodanese-like domain-containing protein — protein MTTSHIRKLQTIDAQTLQQLLKQQTVTLIDVREPSEYAGEHIPNTTLMSLSKFDPRKVPQTQDTQVVLYCRSGNRSTMAAQKLFDAGFTEVTHLNGGMTAWKAAGYPTKINPNAPISLIRQVQIVAGSLVVTGTLLGAFVSPWFLILSGFVGSGLMFAGITDTCALGMLLAKLPYNQRSSA, from the coding sequence AGACTCTTCAACAGTTACTCAAACAACAAACTGTCACCCTGATAGATGTGCGTGAACCATCTGAATATGCTGGAGAACATATTCCCAATACAACACTAATGTCCTTATCCAAATTTGATCCGCGCAAAGTGCCGCAAACCCAAGACACCCAAGTAGTTCTTTACTGTCGTTCTGGGAATCGTTCAACAATGGCGGCGCAAAAACTATTTGATGCTGGATTTACAGAAGTTACCCATCTTAACGGCGGGATGACAGCTTGGAAAGCCGCAGGTTATCCCACCAAAATTAACCCAAATGCCCCAATTAGTTTAATACGGCAAGTACAAATTGTTGCAGGCTCTTTGGTGGTTACAGGCACATTGCTGGGCGCTTTTGTTTCTCCTTGGTTTTTGATTCTCAGTGGCTTTGTCGGAAGCGGATTGATGTTCGCGGGAATTACAGATACCTGTGCATTAGGAATGCTACTAGCAAAACTGCCTTATAACCAACGGAGTAGTGCATGA
- a CDS encoding sulfite exporter TauE/SafE family protein, giving the protein MTWIIGHILAACIGLSLGLIGGGGSVLALPVLVYVMGIPTKSAIAMTLAIVGTVSLLGIIPHWRAKNIQLKTALIFGSATMLGTFIGAKIALLPFVTETFQMLLFAIMMLLAAVFMIRRSSQKVAPDDQLALYPPPVCQYCWLWLMTEGLGVGILTGLIGVGGGFAIVPALVLLGKVPMKKAIGTSLLIIVFNSIAGFLSYWGHISFNWQLMLSFIVAASGGTIFGAYLAEFVPAHRLQKSFGYFLLAVAALVLFQNRHSFQSSKVSEYTPNIRDRLYVSANKNHDTNTI; this is encoded by the coding sequence ATGACCTGGATAATTGGACATATACTAGCTGCTTGTATTGGGTTGAGTTTAGGTTTGATTGGTGGCGGTGGTTCTGTATTGGCGTTGCCAGTTTTAGTTTATGTTATGGGTATACCCACAAAATCTGCGATCGCTATGACTTTGGCGATCGTCGGGACTGTGAGTTTGTTGGGTATAATTCCTCACTGGCGAGCTAAAAACATTCAGTTAAAAACAGCATTAATTTTTGGTTCCGCCACTATGTTGGGAACATTTATCGGGGCAAAAATAGCCTTGCTACCCTTTGTCACCGAAACTTTCCAAATGCTGCTGTTTGCCATCATGATGTTATTGGCAGCAGTATTCATGATTCGCCGTAGTTCTCAAAAAGTAGCCCCAGATGATCAGTTAGCTTTGTACCCTCCACCAGTCTGTCAATATTGCTGGTTATGGTTAATGACTGAAGGATTAGGGGTGGGAATACTCACTGGCTTGATTGGTGTTGGTGGTGGATTTGCAATTGTTCCAGCTTTAGTACTTTTGGGAAAAGTACCGATGAAAAAAGCAATTGGCACATCACTCTTAATTATTGTGTTTAATTCAATTGCTGGTTTTTTGAGCTATTGGGGACATATTTCTTTTAATTGGCAGTTGATGTTATCTTTTATTGTGGCTGCTAGTGGTGGAACAATTTTCGGTGCATATTTGGCAGAATTTGTTCCTGCTCATAGACTGCAAAAAAGCTTTGGCTATTTTTTACTAGCAGTTGCAGCTTTAGTACTATTTCAAAATCGCCATTCTTTTCAATCCAGCAAAGTATCAGAATACACCCCTAACATTCGTGATCGACTTTATGTTTCTGCGAACAAGAATCATGATACCAATACTATATAG
- a CDS encoding helix-turn-helix transcriptional regulator, which translates to MLENSPAALGPIADYFKVLSETSRLQVLCSLKSGSKNVSEIIEATGLGQANVSKHLKILAQAGIVHRQPQGVSIYYEIVDPLIFEICELVCDRLSIRLEQQTAQLKQLEALRSR; encoded by the coding sequence ATGTTAGAAAATTCACCTGCTGCCCTGGGGCCAATTGCAGATTATTTTAAAGTACTTTCAGAAACTAGCAGGCTCCAAGTTTTATGTAGTTTAAAATCGGGTAGCAAAAACGTCTCAGAAATTATCGAAGCTACCGGACTGGGACAAGCCAATGTGTCGAAACACTTAAAAATTTTGGCACAAGCAGGTATTGTTCATCGTCAACCACAAGGAGTCAGTATTTACTATGAGATTGTTGACCCTTTAATTTTTGAGATTTGCGAACTGGTGTGCGATCGCCTCTCAATTCGTTTAGAACAACAAACGGCGCAGTTAAAACAACTAGAAGCTTTACGCAGCCGTTGA
- a CDS encoding Mrp/NBP35 family ATP-binding protein, giving the protein MVQSEFSSYQQEVVGLLKQVIEPILKNDIVSLGMVRNLRIVSDYVYLRLYIGSHQQELKTEVEVKLSALTWCKKTYIQICTIPGVKITLGVSSGKGGVGKSTTAVNIAAALSLQGAKVGLLDADVYGPNVPQMLGLGQADVEVIQTPTGEKFLPLEVQGIKLMSVGLLAEKNRPLAWRGPVLHKIITQFINDVEWGELDYLLIDLPPGTGDAQITIIQESPICGVILVTTPQQVAVADVRRNIYMFRQVGVPVLGIVENMSYLICGDCGSRTYIFGSGGGEQLAAELQTPLLGQIPIDSRICSGGDSGNPIARSEQASPASEVFRKIAIALHTTFKTTTKKPS; this is encoded by the coding sequence ATGGTACAATCAGAATTTTCTTCTTATCAACAAGAAGTAGTTGGACTGCTCAAGCAGGTAATCGAACCAATTTTAAAAAACGACATTGTAAGTTTGGGAATGGTGCGAAATCTCCGCATAGTTAGTGACTACGTTTACTTGCGTTTATATATTGGTTCTCATCAGCAGGAATTAAAAACAGAAGTTGAAGTTAAATTATCAGCTTTAACTTGGTGTAAAAAGACTTATATTCAAATTTGTACAATTCCTGGGGTGAAAATCACTCTGGGAGTTTCTAGTGGTAAGGGTGGTGTTGGTAAATCAACAACTGCTGTAAATATAGCCGCCGCTTTAAGTTTACAAGGGGCAAAAGTTGGGCTATTGGATGCGGATGTTTATGGGCCGAATGTGCCGCAAATGTTGGGTTTAGGACAAGCTGATGTGGAAGTAATTCAGACTCCTACAGGTGAGAAGTTTTTACCTTTAGAAGTGCAAGGAATTAAATTAATGTCGGTGGGTTTATTGGCAGAAAAAAATCGTCCTTTGGCTTGGCGGGGGCCTGTACTGCACAAAATTATTACCCAATTTATTAATGATGTGGAATGGGGCGAATTAGATTATTTATTAATAGATTTACCACCAGGTACAGGTGATGCTCAAATTACGATTATTCAAGAAAGTCCAATTTGTGGGGTGATTTTAGTGACGACTCCGCAGCAAGTAGCTGTTGCAGATGTTCGACGTAATATATATATGTTCCGCCAAGTCGGTGTTCCTGTGCTGGGTATCGTAGAAAATATGAGTTATTTAATCTGTGGAGATTGTGGTTCACGCACTTATATTTTTGGTAGTGGTGGCGGTGAACAACTCGCAGCCGAATTACAAACGCCTTTACTGGGACAAATCCCCATTGATTCGCGTATTTGTAGCGGTGGTGATAGCGGAAATCCCATAGCCAGGAGTGAACAAGCTTCCCCAGCGAGTGAGGTTTTTAGAAAAATTGCGATCGCACTTCACACCACTTTCAAGACAACCACAAAAAAACCCTCATAA
- a CDS encoding NUDIX domain-containing protein, with amino-acid sequence MKNNPFKLIPASYLILIKDEKILLIRRFNTGYEDGNYSVVAGLVDGNETFVQAVVREAKEEVGIDLNIKDLEVIHIIHRKDSGQEWIDAFILANTWKYEPENMEPQKCDDLGWFEVESLPKNIVQYVKQAIENIKKGIFYSEYGW; translated from the coding sequence ATGAAAAATAATCCATTTAAGCTGATACCCGCCTCTTATTTAATTTTGATTAAGGATGAAAAAATATTACTCATTAGACGTTTTAATACAGGATATGAAGATGGAAACTATAGTGTTGTTGCAGGTTTAGTAGATGGAAATGAAACTTTTGTACAGGCTGTAGTCAGAGAAGCAAAAGAAGAAGTAGGAATAGATTTAAATATAAAAGATTTGGAAGTAATTCATATTATTCATCGTAAGGATTCAGGACAAGAATGGATTGATGCTTTTATCTTGGCAAATACATGGAAATATGAACCTGAAAATATGGAGCCTCAAAAATGCGATGATTTGGGTTGGTTTGAAGTTGAATCTCTTCCTAAAAATATAGTTCAATATGTGAAACAAGCAATTGAAAATATAAAAAAAGGAATCTTTTATAGCGAGTATGGTTGGTAA
- a CDS encoding HEAT repeat domain-containing protein yields MSISANSELNQWLEMLRSPDVNDRLVAVKTLQHLGEEESIDALIIALKDDNIAVQKIAISALWEIANPVAIPALIECLSSQDEDIRNEAASALNELVSQDDLLLLLDKLQIGDINTQPNILVLLRKIHDIQSLPYILTFLESNNPELRETAITTLRYLNQLEKCPEALDLIFDESAVVRRAAALTLGHLQDTEVITKLSQALINDHDWQVRRNAAKSLAIHANHQAIFALETALSDEHWQVRKATAQALQKIPDIQVIPQLIQALTDEYADVRKEAVIALGNFAHSDFIIPLQQALDDPDREVAIQAQRAINKIQTDKIVSGE; encoded by the coding sequence ATGTCTATAAGTGCTAATTCTGAATTAAATCAATGGTTAGAAATGTTGCGATCGCCTGATGTTAATGACCGCTTGGTAGCTGTTAAAACTTTGCAACATCTTGGCGAAGAAGAGAGCATTGATGCTTTAATTATCGCCCTTAAAGATGACAATATTGCTGTCCAGAAAATAGCTATATCTGCTCTTTGGGAAATTGCTAATCCTGTGGCGATTCCGGCTTTAATTGAATGCTTGAGTTCGCAAGATGAAGATATTCGCAATGAAGCTGCATCAGCATTAAATGAGTTAGTTAGTCAAGATGATTTATTACTTTTACTAGATAAACTACAAATTGGTGATATCAATACACAACCGAATATTTTAGTGCTGCTGCGTAAAATTCATGATATTCAATCTTTACCCTATATATTAACATTTTTAGAATCAAATAATCCCGAATTAAGAGAAACGGCAATAACTACATTGCGTTATCTTAATCAACTAGAAAAATGCCCAGAAGCTTTAGATTTAATCTTTGATGAATCAGCAGTTGTGCGGCGGGCGGCGGCTTTAACTCTGGGACATTTACAAGATACAGAAGTAATTACTAAACTCAGTCAAGCACTGATTAATGATCATGATTGGCAAGTGCGGCGTAATGCGGCTAAATCTCTAGCTATTCACGCAAATCATCAAGCAATTTTTGCCTTAGAGACTGCTTTAAGTGATGAACATTGGCAAGTCAGGAAAGCAACAGCACAAGCCTTACAAAAAATTCCAGATATTCAAGTAATACCGCAATTAATTCAAGCTTTAACAGATGAATATGCAGATGTTCGCAAAGAAGCTGTAATTGCTCTGGGTAATTTCGCTCATTCTGATTTTATTATCCCTTTGCAACAAGCTTTAGATGACCCTGACAGGGAAGTTGCTATTCAAGCGCAACGGGCGATTAACAAGATACAAACAGATAAAATAGTATCAGGGGAGTAG
- a CDS encoding ferredoxin family protein encodes MALINQRVDVPVIVDESKCLEKCTACIEVCPLDVLAKNPETGKAYMKYDECWFCLPCEKECPTNAITVQIPFLLR; translated from the coding sequence ATGGCTTTAATTAATCAAAGAGTAGATGTACCTGTCATTGTTGATGAATCAAAATGTTTAGAAAAATGTACTGCTTGTATTGAGGTTTGTCCTTTAGATGTGTTGGCTAAGAATCCAGAGACGGGGAAAGCATATATGAAATATGATGAGTGTTGGTTTTGTCTACCTTGTGAAAAGGAATGTCCTACTAATGCTATTACGGTGCAGATTCCTTTTTTGTTGCGGTAA
- a CDS encoding GNAT family N-acetyltransferase, with protein sequence MVNKVVLVKEVTIKQANIKDAERITILGEQLGYSLTNQQVEQRLNNIKNDAEHIVYVATLANEYVIGWAHAHICDLLIMPKQAILLGLVVDKDYRHHGIGRYLMQYIEQWAVLKECDGVMLRSNIIRKEAHLFYEKIGYTNIKQSLAFYKQLV encoded by the coding sequence ATGGTAAATAAAGTTGTTTTAGTTAAAGAAGTTACAATTAAACAAGCTAATATTAAAGATGCAGAAAGAATTACTATCCTTGGTGAACAACTAGGATATTCTTTGACAAATCAACAGGTAGAGCAACGTCTGAATAACATTAAAAATGATGCAGAACATATTGTTTATGTCGCAACTTTAGCAAATGAATATGTAATTGGTTGGGCGCACGCTCATATTTGTGATTTACTCATTATGCCAAAGCAAGCAATTCTTTTAGGTTTAGTGGTAGATAAAGATTATCGTCATCACGGAATTGGGCGTTATTTAATGCAGTATATCGAACAATGGGCTGTATTAAAAGAATGTGATGGAGTAATGTTACGTTCTAATATTATCCGCAAAGAAGCACATTTATTTTATGAAAAAATTGGTTATACCAATATCAAACAGTCATTAGCTTTTTATAAGCAATTAGTTTAA
- a CDS encoding class I SAM-dependent methyltransferase — MPIYNSIGKQYSQTRVPDIRIVNAIINLLNLPNGSVIADIGAGTGGYGVALANQGLFVYAVEPSIVMRQQAVVHPQVEWFTGYAENLALPDKSVDGVISILAIHHFSHLEKSFQEMQRIIRDGTIVLLTFDIRLAQRIWLYDYFPFLWEDALRFLPLNEQINLLQQNTKRRVEAIPFLLPHDLSDLFAAAAWRRPELYLRAEVRAGISSFALANQDLVEKGLKLLTADLNSGEWIKKYDEIHNLQEIDIGYRFIYTTLDKS; from the coding sequence ATGCCTATTTATAATTCCATTGGTAAACAATATTCCCAAACTCGCGTTCCTGACATTCGCATCGTCAATGCAATAATTAATCTACTCAATTTACCAAATGGTAGTGTTATCGCTGATATTGGTGCTGGTACTGGTGGTTATGGCGTAGCCTTGGCTAACCAAGGATTGTTTGTTTATGCTGTCGAACCTTCTATTGTGATGCGACAGCAAGCGGTTGTACATCCTCAAGTTGAGTGGTTTACTGGCTATGCAGAAAATTTAGCTTTACCAGATAAATCTGTTGATGGCGTTATCAGCATTTTAGCGATACATCACTTTTCGCATCTCGAAAAATCTTTCCAAGAAATGCAAAGAATTATTAGAGATGGAACAATCGTTTTACTAACTTTTGATATTAGACTCGCGCAAAGAATTTGGCTTTATGATTATTTTCCCTTTTTATGGGAAGATGCTTTACGATTTTTACCGTTAAACGAACAAATTAATTTACTTCAGCAGAATACTAAAAGGCGCGTTGAAGCCATACCATTTTTGTTACCACACGACTTGTCTGATTTATTCGCCGCCGCAGCTTGGAGACGACCAGAATTATATCTGAGAGCCGAAGTACGTGCGGGTATATCATCTTTTGCGTTAGCTAATCAAGACTTAGTAGAAAAAGGATTAAAGTTACTTACAGCCGATTTAAATAGCGGAGAATGGATAAAAAAATATGATGAAATTCATAATCTGCAAGAGATTGATATAGGCTATCGCTTTATTTACACAACACTTGATAAATCATAA
- a CDS encoding GNAT family N-acetyltransferase, with translation MLELIKPTCDLYSEFIDMVAEYQKHGESRLFDQNNLTLIQEDFSAYIQYLENNSKGIDLKPGFVPATTYWLVEQNKVILGESQLRHWLIPNLEYRGGHIGYMIRPLQRSKGYGTQILTKTLEKARNMGLNRVLLTCNKDNIASARIIQKNQGQLTSEEFLENSDIVISRYWINL, from the coding sequence ATGCTTGAATTAATTAAACCGACTTGTGATTTGTATTCAGAGTTTATTGATATGGTAGCAGAATATCAAAAACATGGTGAATCACGCCTATTTGATCAGAATAATTTAACGTTAATTCAAGAAGATTTTTCAGCTTATATTCAATACTTAGAAAATAATTCCAAAGGTATTGATTTAAAACCTGGTTTTGTACCTGCAACAACGTATTGGTTAGTGGAACAGAATAAAGTAATTCTAGGCGAAAGCCAATTACGTCATTGGTTAATACCTAATTTAGAATATCGAGGAGGACATATTGGATATATGATTCGTCCTCTTCAAAGAAGCAAAGGATATGGTACACAAATACTGACTAAGACTTTAGAAAAAGCTAGAAACATGGGTTTGAATCGTGTTCTTTTAACCTGTAATAAAGATAATATTGCTTCCGCCCGTATAATTCAGAAAAATCAAGGTCAATTAACAAGTGAAGAATTTTTGGAAAATTCAGATATAGTTATTTCCCGTTATTGGATTAATTTATGA
- a CDS encoding fumarate reductase/succinate dehydrogenase flavoprotein subunit yields the protein MDINTQRIKTDVLVIGGGTAGTMAGIKAKQANPDAEVLILEKANIRRSGAIAMGMDGVNTAVIPGHSTPEQYVREITLANDGILNQKAVYQTGKLGYEVIQELESWGVKFQKDAQGNYDLKQVHRVGKYVLPMPEGKDLKTILTRQVKRHKVKVTNRVMATRVLVKDGRAIGAVGFDVRNGDYIIIQAKAVILCTGACGRLGLPASGYLYGTYENPTNAGDGYSMAYHAGAELSNIECFQVNPLIKDYNGPACAYVAGPFGAHTANAEGNRFISCDYWSGQMMLEIWKELNSGKGPVQLKMTHLDEDTIAEIESILWANERPSRERFHQGRNEDYRTHGVEMHISEIGLCSGHSASGVWVNENAQTTVPGLYAAGDMASVPHNYMIGAFVFGRIAGTHAIEYIQDLDFIEPDTDFLETEKARIYAPLTRPNGIPHTQVEYKLRRLVNDYLQPPKSGNKIEIGLKQFVQYQQTLDLMGARDPHELMRSLEVHFIRDCAEMAARASLYRQETRWGLYHYRLDYPEKNDDEWFCHVNLKKDESGQMVLFKRPVDPYIVEVDTTKELYNVTVK from the coding sequence ATGGATATCAATACTCAACGCATAAAAACTGATGTACTCGTCATTGGTGGCGGTACGGCTGGCACAATGGCAGGTATTAAAGCCAAGCAGGCAAATCCTGATGCAGAGGTGCTGATATTAGAAAAAGCTAACATACGTCGGAGTGGTGCGATCGCAATGGGCATGGATGGAGTCAACACCGCCGTCATCCCCGGACATTCCACACCAGAACAATACGTCCGGGAAATCACCCTCGCTAACGATGGCATTCTCAACCAAAAAGCTGTATATCAAACAGGTAAATTAGGTTATGAAGTCATCCAAGAATTAGAAAGTTGGGGCGTAAAGTTTCAAAAAGATGCCCAAGGTAACTATGACTTAAAACAAGTGCATCGTGTGGGTAAATATGTTTTACCCATGCCAGAAGGTAAAGACTTAAAAACCATTCTCACCCGCCAAGTTAAACGCCACAAAGTCAAAGTGACAAACCGTGTCATGGCTACCCGTGTCTTAGTCAAAGACGGACGTGCCATTGGCGCGGTTGGATTTGATGTCAGAAACGGCGACTATATAATCATTCAAGCCAAAGCCGTCATCCTCTGTACAGGTGCTTGTGGCAGACTCGGCTTACCCGCTTCCGGCTATCTCTACGGCACGTATGAAAATCCTACCAACGCTGGTGATGGCTATTCAATGGCTTATCATGCAGGCGCAGAACTCAGTAACATTGAATGCTTTCAAGTCAATCCCCTAATTAAAGATTACAACGGCCCTGCCTGCGCCTATGTCGCCGGGCCATTTGGCGCACATACAGCCAACGCCGAAGGAAATCGCTTCATTAGTTGCGACTATTGGAGTGGTCAAATGATGTTGGAAATCTGGAAAGAATTAAACTCAGGAAAAGGGCCAGTCCAACTCAAAATGACCCATCTTGATGAAGATACAATTGCCGAAATTGAATCCATACTTTGGGCAAATGAAAGACCAAGTAGAGAACGCTTTCATCAAGGTAGAAATGAAGATTACCGCACCCACGGCGTAGAGATGCACATTTCCGAAATCGGTTTATGTAGCGGTCATAGTGCTTCTGGTGTGTGGGTAAATGAAAATGCTCAAACTACAGTTCCCGGTTTATATGCAGCCGGAGACATGGCCAGCGTTCCCCATAATTATATGATTGGCGCATTTGTATTCGGTCGCATAGCCGGAACTCATGCCATTGAATATATCCAAGATTTAGATTTTATCGAACCAGATACCGATTTTTTAGAAACAGAAAAAGCCAGAATTTACGCCCCATTAACTCGACCCAATGGCATACCCCATACCCAAGTCGAATATAAACTCAGACGCTTAGTTAATGATTACCTCCAACCACCCAAATCAGGCAACAAAATCGAAATTGGTTTAAAACAGTTTGTTCAATATCAACAAACCTTAGATTTAATGGGTGCGCGTGACCCCCATGAATTAATGCGTTCTCTGGAAGTGCATTTTATTCGAGACTGTGCAGAAATGGCAGCCAGAGCATCATTATATCGCCAAGAAACTCGTTGGGGTCTATATCATTACCGCTTAGATTATCCAGAAAAAAATGATGATGAATGGTTCTGTCATGTCAATTTAAAGAAAGATGAATCAGGACAAATGGTATTGTTCAAGCGTCCTGTAGATCCTTACATTGTAGAAGTAGACACAACCAAAGAACTATACAATGTAACTGTAAAGTGA
- a CDS encoding sulfonate ABC transporter substrate-binding protein, protein MKMFSSVLQNYELLRINTFALFFAGGLTLALVMSACSANNASNSTATPTANSSPTNQGVVIRIGYQKAATILSAMKAQQDLEKAVAASGASVIWSEFPSGPPMLEAMNAGSIDFGYTGESPPIFAQAAGNPLVYVAYDPWSPKAEAIIVPKNSPIQSLTDLKGKRVAFAKGSNTNYLLVKALEKGGVNYNDIKPAFLQPPDARAAFEGNNVDAWAIWDPYLAAAQAATGARTLTDATGLAPNRGYYLAAKSFVDKNPDALKTVLEQVKKRSDWAKNNPTEVAKFLAPALGIDAGVLEVAEKRRDYDVLPLTDEVIRAQQEIADTFYKIKLIPKSVNVSEIVWKARG, encoded by the coding sequence ATGAAGATGTTCAGCAGTGTGCTGCAAAATTATGAACTATTGAGAATTAACACATTTGCTTTATTCTTTGCTGGCGGGTTGACGTTGGCTTTGGTGATGTCTGCGTGTTCTGCCAACAACGCGAGTAACTCCACTGCAACACCAACCGCCAACTCCAGTCCAACCAATCAAGGTGTCGTGATTCGTATTGGCTATCAAAAAGCAGCAACTATTCTCAGCGCGATGAAAGCTCAACAAGATTTAGAAAAGGCTGTTGCTGCGAGTGGTGCTTCCGTAATATGGTCAGAATTTCCTTCTGGCCCCCCAATGTTAGAAGCAATGAACGCTGGGAGTATTGATTTTGGCTACACAGGTGAATCACCACCAATCTTTGCCCAAGCAGCAGGTAATCCCTTAGTATATGTTGCTTACGACCCTTGGAGTCCCAAAGCCGAAGCAATTATTGTGCCAAAAAATTCCCCTATTCAAAGCCTTACAGACTTAAAAGGTAAACGAGTTGCGTTTGCCAAAGGTTCTAATACTAACTACTTATTAGTCAAAGCCTTAGAAAAAGGCGGAGTAAATTACAACGATATCAAACCTGCTTTTCTGCAACCGCCTGATGCGCGTGCGGCATTTGAGGGTAATAATGTTGATGCTTGGGCAATTTGGGACCCGTATTTAGCGGCGGCGCAAGCTGCTACAGGCGCACGTACCTTAACTGATGCAACTGGGTTAGCACCAAATCGCGGTTATTATTTAGCGGCGAAATCTTTTGTAGACAAGAACCCTGATGCTTTAAAAACAGTGTTGGAACAAGTCAAAAAAAGAAGCGACTGGGCAAAAAATAATCCTACCGAAGTCGCCAAATTTCTCGCGCCAGCATTGGGTATTGATGCTGGAGTTTTAGAAGTGGCAGAAAAACGCCGAGACTACGACGTACTACCGCTAACCGACGAAGTAATTCGCGCACAGCAGGAAATTGCCGATACTTTTTACAAAATCAAGCTGATACCGAAATCTGTCAATGTTAGCGAAATTGTTTGGAAGGCTAGAGGCTAG